The DNA sequence CCAGATCAGCGGCGGAGTGACGAAAAACGTCCAGGCGGCGATCCGGACGATCGACAGCGCCGGGATGACGAGATATATACCAATAGCTATGGCAGATGGGATGAAACAGCAGACGGCGAGCCAGCTCCAGAAAAACGTTTTGAGGGCGATGATCCGGCCCGGCGAGACCGGCAGCGTTTCGAGCAGGGAAACGGCCATGCCTTCGCTTCCGATCGAATTGAGGGGGCCGAACATCGAAAAATACATCAATGCCGCGGCGATGATGTTGAGGCCGTGCGCTTCGGGATTCGTCGAAAGCACGTTCCTGAACACCAACAACTGCATGATGATGATCGAGACCGGCAGCAGCAGGGAATTCGTCAGGATGTTCCAGTCGCTTCGGAGCAGGACCGACTCCTTGCGCAGGAGCCCCGTGAGGAAGTGACGGGAGGTCCTGATGTCGCGGCGTCGGCCCGGATGGACCCAGGTAAGCCAGTTCAGCCGGACGGCGAGATGGAACAGGCCGGCGCCCGCGGCCATGGTGCCGGCCCACAGGAGCTGGAGCGCGGGGAACGACGGGCTGGAAAAACCGTCGAGGAGCGAATCGGTCAGCCAGCGGAACGGCGCGATCACCGTGCCGGCGATGCCGCGCCAGGACTCCATCGCGGCGAGAAACGCCGTCGCCGACTCGACCGGCGCGGAGGAGACGATGAGGAACGGAACCAGGCCGACGAAGGCGCACAGGTATCCCATCAGCGAGAACATGTTCTGGATCGCCGCCGGCCGGAAGAACCGCTGCATCGCGGCCCCGATCAGCGTGACGGCGAGACCGGAAACGAGCTCGATCTCTATATATAATAATATACATAGGGCGAGCCACCCGGGCGAGAAACGACCGGGCCAGGCGAGACCGAGAAAACCGCTGAACAGGATGATGAAACCGATCCAGTCGGTGACGATCCGTTCGTAGAGTTTCGCGGCGAGAAGAGCTCCGGGAGCGGCGGGAAGCGTCGACAGGAACGGGCCGTCGGTGCTCATCTGGCCGACATTCAGCGTGTGGCCCATCAAAAGATCGCTCGTGAAGACGATCAGGAGCGCATAGGCGACGATCGCCGAGAGCAGTTGCCTGGCCGGCTCCGCGAAAAAAAGCATGCCGAGCGACCGGGTCATGGAGGCGGCTTCCCGGGCGGCGAACACGGACCACACGAGGCCGAACAGGGCGATCAGCGCCAGGCTCCAGAAGCCCCGCTTCGCCCGCAGGGTGTTCCAGATCACCCGCGTCTTCATGCCGATGAGCGCCCATGCGGCAGACAGGTGCGACACGCGTCCGTTCATGCAG is a window from the Candidatus Ozemobacteraceae bacterium genome containing:
- a CDS encoding CPBP family glutamic-type intramembrane protease; translation: MNGRVSHLSAAWALIGMKTRVIWNTLRAKRGFWSLALIALFGLVWSVFAAREAASMTRSLGMLFFAEPARQLLSAIVAYALLIVFTSDLLMGHTLNVGQMSTDGPFLSTLPAAPGALLAAKLYERIVTDWIGFIILFSGFLGLAWPGRFSPGWLALCILLYIEIELVSGLAVTLIGAAMQRFFRPAAIQNMFSLMGYLCAFVGLVPFLIVSSAPVESATAFLAAMESWRGIAGTVIAPFRWLTDSLLDGFSSPSFPALQLLWAGTMAAGAGLFHLAVRLNWLTWVHPGRRRDIRTSRHFLTGLLRKESVLLRSDWNILTNSLLLPVSIIIMQLLVFRNVLSTNPEAHGLNIIAAALMYFSMFGPLNSIGSEGMAVSLLETLPVSPGRIIALKTFFWSWLAVCCFIPSAIAIGIYLVIPALSIVRIAAWTFFVTPPLIWVTISMSAIYARYEGKILQQRSHFTAKLLTPLAVGLLVASKDLSPDSLLNLAVFLLLASSLHLKASAAMARRLDPDGLRQPRFAVADAVLGIGILLGIRRFILTIAGLVVPPEAQGLWPWLFSLLIGTAVLAYLCYEYARSRFPAPAHAIGWRRCGPAAALAGVAAGCLFGGGASLWLRQFWPDGIAAAETARTVIEALFGSPTNAALPFFLFFVAVPVVQETFFRGFLCQALAGSGYGRLTAVAAGGAGSALLWPSAFMAPAAATGMMSAALFRRTDSLLPGVLFQIAFHSIIIYIYSIGTP